Proteins encoded within one genomic window of Manis pentadactyla isolate mManPen7 chromosome 4, mManPen7.hap1, whole genome shotgun sequence:
- the LOC118913175 gene encoding integrin alpha-E-like codes for APAKRFKRKQRETSSRSGRARRAGLPAGVLVLCTAQARHAASRGFWERAGCHGASVSTASRQCLSFQARTVCTQSQESACGSDPVQHVEIWHLVSCAITSDKENITVATELSLSQYKQLRDVTELQILGEISFNKSLYEGLNAENHQTKITVIFLKDKEYSLLLIMASSVGGLLVLILIVVFLFKCGFFKRKYQQLNLESLRKAQLKSENLLVEEN; via the exons GCACCCGCCAAGCGGTTCAAACGCAAACAACGCGAGACTTCCTCGAGAAGCGGACGCGCCCGCCGGGCCGGCCTGCCCGCGGGGGTCCTAGTGCTCTGCACTGCGCAGGCGCGTCACGCCGCGTCTCGCGGTTTCTGGGAGAGGGCGGGTTGCCACGGTGCTTCTGTCTCAACTGCGTCGCGGCAATGCCTGTCGTTTCAGGCCCGCACTGTGTGCACCCAGAGTCAGGAGAGCGCTTGTGGGAGCGATCCGGTTCAG CACGTGGAAATATGGCATTTGGTGAGCTGTGCCATCACTtcggataaagaaaatataaccGTGGCCACAGAGCTCTCCTTGAGTCAGTATAAGCAG TTAAGAGATGTAACTGAACTGCAGATCCTTGGTGAAATATCTTTCAACAAATCTCTGTACGAGGGGCTGAATGCAGAGAACCACCAAACAAAG ATCACTGTCATCTTCCTGAAAGATAAGGAGTATTCTTTGCTTCTCATCATGGCAAGCAGTGTTGGCGGCCTCCTGGTTTTGATTTTGATTGTAGTCTTCCTGTTCAAG TGtggcttttttaaaagaaaataccaaCAACTGAACTTAGAGAGCTTAAGGAAGGCCCAGCTGAAATCAGAGAATCTTCTGGTAGAAGAAAATTAG